In Cynocephalus volans isolate mCynVol1 chromosome 16, mCynVol1.pri, whole genome shotgun sequence, the following proteins share a genomic window:
- the LOC134364791 gene encoding interferon alpha-4-like gives MALPFPLLMALLVLSCQATCSLGCDLPQAHSLGTRRALILLGRMRRISPLSCLKDRNDFGFPQEDLDGHQLQKARAISVLHEMTQQSFNLFCTEGSSAAWDESLLDKLCTGLYQQLDDLEACLMPEVGVEETPLVNEDFALAVRKYFQRISLYLKEKRHSPCAWEVVRAEIVRSFSSSINMRGRLGRRQ, from the coding sequence atggccttgccctttcctttactgatggccctgctggtgctcagctgccaggcgacctgctctctgggctgtgatctgcctcaggcccacagcctggggaccaggagggccttgatactcctgggacgaatgaggagaatctcccctctgtcctgcctgaaggacagaaatgacttcggattcccccaggaagacttggatggccaccagctgcagaaggcccgagccatctctgtcctccatgagatgacccagcagagcttcaacctcttctgcacagagggctcatcggctgcttgggatgagagcctcttggacaaactctgcactggactctatcagcagctggacgacctggaagcctgtctgatgccggaggtgggggtggaagagactcccctggtgaacgaggacttcgcactggccgtgaggaaatacttccaaagaatcagtctctacctgaaagagaagaggcacagcccttgcgcctgggaggtcgtgagagcagaaatcgtgagatccttctcttcatcaataaacatgcggggaagattagggaggaggcaatga